Genomic segment of Campylobacter sp. MIT 99-7217:
CTAAAAATTTATTTCTTTAAGAAAGCAAAACCCTCATCATTACGCTCATCTTAAACAAACAAACTTTAATAAATTTACAAATAGTAACATAAAATTATAAAAAAGTTAAAATTTATCCTAAATATGAAAAAATTAAAACTAAATTTATATTTTTTTGCATAAAATTAGGATACAAATACTATTAAATGAAGGAGAGAAAAATGAGTATCTACAAAGATCACACCAAGGTTTTCAAGCCTCAGTATGAAAACTTCATTAACGGACAATGGCAAGCACCAAAAAGCGGTCAATACACTGAAAATATCACGCCAATTTCTGGCAAGGTCATCACCAAAGTGCCTCTATCAAGCGATGCAGACATAGAAGCAGCCCTTGATGCAGCCCAAAATGCTAAAAAAACTTGGAACAAGACCTCCACCACAGAAAGAGCAAATATCTTGCTAAAAATAGCTGATCGTTTGGAGCAAAATTTAGAGCTTTTAGCCTATGCTGAGACTTGGGACAATGGCAAGGCTATTAGAGAGACCCTAAATGCTGATATACCTTTGTCAATTGATCATTTTAGGTATTTTGCAGGTTGTATTAGAGCTCAAGAAGGAAGCATTTGCGAGATAGATCATGAAACCATAGCCTATCATTTTCACGAACCACTTGGGGTTGTAGGGCAGATCATACCTTGGAATTTCCCTATCTTAATGGCTGCTTGGAAGCTAGCCCCAGCTCTTGCTGCAGGAAATTGCGTGGTCTTAAAGCCAGCTAGCCCAACTCCAGCTAGTATCTTAGTGCTTGTAGATCTCATCAAAGACTTGCTACCTGCTGGGGTCTTAAATGTGGTTAATGGAAGCGGGGGCAAGATAGGAAAGGCTCTTGCTACAAGCCCAAAAATAGCAAAGGTCGCTTTCACAGGCTCTACAGCTGTTGGTAGGCAGATTATGCAATTTGCCACTGAAAATATCATTCCTGTTACTCTTGAACTTGGCGGAAAGTCCCCTAATATCTTCTTTGAGGACATTATGGATAAGGACGATGATTTCTTAGATAAGGCTGTTGAGGGGCTTGTGCTTTTTGCCTTCAATCAAGGCGAGGTTTGTACTTGCCCAAGTAGAGCCTTGATACAAGAAAGCATTTATGATAAATTTATAGCCAAGGTGCTTAAAAGAGTAGAGGCTATCAAGCTTGGAAATCCACTTGATCCTAGCACTATGATGGGTGCTCAAGTAAGCCAAGATCAAATCAATACCATTTTAAATTACATTAAAATAGGCAAAGAAGAAGGAGCTGAGGTCTTAATAGGAGGGGAGCAAAACAAGCTAGGAGGAGAGCTTGAAAAGGGCTTTTATATCAAGCCAACCATCTTCAAAGGTCATAACAAAATGAGAATCTTCCAAGAAGAAATCTTTGGTCCTGTGCTTGCCCTAACTACTTTTAAAGATGAAAAAGAAGCTCTAGAAATAGCCAATGACACCCTTTATGGCTTAGGTGCTGGGGTTTGGAGCAGAGATATTAATAGAGCTTATAGAATGGGAAGAGAGATCCTAGCTGGTAGGGTTTGGACCAATTGCTATCATCTTTATCCAGCCCACGCTGCCTTTGGAGGCTATAAGCAAAGCGGTATAGGTAGAGAAACGCATAAAATGATGCTTGATCACTATCAACAAACTAAGAATTTGCTTGTTAGCTACTCACCTAAGGCCTTGGGCTTTTTTTAAGAAATGATAAAACAGCCGTTATTTTTAAAATAACGGCTTAAAAGGAAATAAAATGCAGAAAATACAAGCAAGCAAACAAGCTCTAGACTTACTTGAAATTCTACAAAAAGACTATACAAATGGGATTCTTTTATACCTTTCTGGAGGGTGTTGTGAAGGAAGTGCTTTATTATGTTATGAAAAAGATGATTTTAAAATAGGTATTAATGATGAACTTTTAGCCGAATTTAATGGGGTTAAACTTTACACTCACAAAAATCAACTTTCTTATCTTCAAACAAGTCAATTAAGTCTTGAAGTTCTTGATGGCAATGGTAGCGAATTCTCTCTTGAATATGGGCTAGGAAAGCATTTTATTCTACAAAGCCAAATCTGCAAAATCTAAAAAATCAACAAATCAAATTTGATTTTCCGGTAAAATTTTGGAAAGAAAATTAAAAAATCTCAAAATCACACTTGTATCAGGATCGCTTGTATGTGTTTCAAGCTCGCCTTTTTCATTGTAGCCTTGCCAAGTTGTTTTGCCATTTTGTCTTTGAAGTTGCCAAGAAGCCTTGATATCTTCTTTTATACTTTCTTGAACCTTTTTTGCGAAATTTTCATTTTCAAAAACAACTATGCTTTCGGTGTTAAGATCTTTTGAACGAGGGTCAAGATTAAAAGAGCCTATCCATGTGATACTTTCATCAAAGACGATGATTTTACTATGCAAACTAGAAGAAGAGCCTATCTTGTCCCTTAAATTTGACTTTTTGTTTTTACCATGATAGGAGTATTCATAGACCTTTACACCTTGTTCTAAGAGCTTATCTCTGTATCTTTGCCACGCTGCATACACCACAACAGAATCCATAGAAGATAAAGAATTTGTAAGCGTTATCACCTCAACGCCTCTTTTTTTAAGATCTGCTATCAGCTCTAAGCCTGTGTCTCCTGGAACAAAATACGCCGAAACGATATACAAAGACTTTTTTAAATCCTTACTGAGTGCTAAAAAAGCGTCATTTATGGGATAGATAATTTCTTCTTTTTCTATTTTTTGTGGCAAATCTCCTAGAAATTTCGCCCTTCCCCAAGAAATTGCAAAACGCTTTTCCTCATAAGCTGTAAGGAATTTATCCATGATTTCATTATAATCTATCCAACCCTTTGAAGACTTTTCAAACCCTTGTAAATTTGTATTTATTTCCTCCAAATAATCCTCCATAGAATTTTTTGAGGGAAGCAAGCTTGCATTAACACTTTTATCATAGCTCCAATAAAGTTTAAAATTTTCTAAAGCTTCCTTAACAACAGGACCTATGAAAATAGCATCACTATCGCTAAAATTAACCTGAGAATTTGCTTCAAAATAATTATCCGCCACATTGCGTCCACCTATGATCAAAGCGATATTATCAACGATAAAAATTTTGTTGTGCATTCTGTGCGTAATGCGTTTAAAATCATACACCATTTCAGCATAACGAGGGATAGTACTTCTTGTGCGGTAGGGATTAAAGATTTTCACTTCGATATTTGGGTGAGAATCAAGGGTAATGATATCAGAAAAATCAGAATCAAGCCCATTATCATCGATAAGAATTTTTACCTCCACACCTCTATTTGCAGCACGCCAAAGCTCAAACATCAAAAGCCTTGACTCTGGATCGTTTTTGTAGATATAAGTTTGCAAGATTATGCTTTTTTGAGCCATTTTCACAAGGGCTGTTCTATGAAGCAAGGCTTGTTTGCCATCATTGATAAAAAGTGCGCCACTTTTTTGGGGATTTTGTATAAAATCTTGCAAATGAATTTGCCCTAAAGGCGTTTGCAAAGGATCAAAATCATCTTTTACAAAGCTTGTTTGACTTAAATTTGTATCCTTAATGCTTATACTCATCAAAGAACAAGCACTAAATAAGAACGCAAGGGATACAAAAAATATCTTAATCATTAAAAAGCGTATCAAACTCGCAAAAATACCCAAATTTCAATCCTTATTTTCTTGAAAGTCTAGCAAAATAACTTTAAATCAAGCAAAAACACCAAAAGGAGCATAAATTTAAGTCAATTTTTGCTTTTAACAAGGCTTTTGAAAGATTTTTCTTGTGTATTTGCTTTTTCAAAGTTTATTTTGAGTAAAATTTGCAAAATTTTTTATGATAAAGAAGCAAAAATGAGTCAAAAATGTATTTTAGTCATCACTGATGGCATAGGTTATAACAAAAGTGATAAATTTAACGCCTTTGCTGCTGCTAAAAAGCCAAATTATGAAAAACTTTTTAAAGAAGTGCCAAATACGCTTTTAAAAACAAGTGGCTTAGCTGTTGGCTTGCCTGAGGGACAAATGGGAAATAGCGAAGTAGGGCAT
This window contains:
- a CDS encoding phospholipase D family protein, with product MGIFASLIRFLMIKIFFVSLAFLFSACSLMSISIKDTNLSQTSFVKDDFDPLQTPLGQIHLQDFIQNPQKSGALFINDGKQALLHRTALVKMAQKSIILQTYIYKNDPESRLLMFELWRAANRGVEVKILIDDNGLDSDFSDIITLDSHPNIEVKIFNPYRTRSTIPRYAEMVYDFKRITHRMHNKIFIVDNIALIIGGRNVADNYFEANSQVNFSDSDAIFIGPVVKEALENFKLYWSYDKSVNASLLPSKNSMEDYLEEINTNLQGFEKSSKGWIDYNEIMDKFLTAYEEKRFAISWGRAKFLGDLPQKIEKEEIIYPINDAFLALSKDLKKSLYIVSAYFVPGDTGLELIADLKKRGVEVITLTNSLSSMDSVVVYAAWQRYRDKLLEQGVKVYEYSYHGKNKKSNLRDKIGSSSSLHSKIIVFDESITWIGSFNLDPRSKDLNTESIVVFENENFAKKVQESIKEDIKASWQLQRQNGKTTWQGYNEKGELETHTSDPDTSVILRFFNFLSKILPENQI
- a CDS encoding aldehyde dehydrogenase family protein, with amino-acid sequence MSIYKDHTKVFKPQYENFINGQWQAPKSGQYTENITPISGKVITKVPLSSDADIEAALDAAQNAKKTWNKTSTTERANILLKIADRLEQNLELLAYAETWDNGKAIRETLNADIPLSIDHFRYFAGCIRAQEGSICEIDHETIAYHFHEPLGVVGQIIPWNFPILMAAWKLAPALAAGNCVVLKPASPTPASILVLVDLIKDLLPAGVLNVVNGSGGKIGKALATSPKIAKVAFTGSTAVGRQIMQFATENIIPVTLELGGKSPNIFFEDIMDKDDDFLDKAVEGLVLFAFNQGEVCTCPSRALIQESIYDKFIAKVLKRVEAIKLGNPLDPSTMMGAQVSQDQINTILNYIKIGKEEGAEVLIGGEQNKLGGELEKGFYIKPTIFKGHNKMRIFQEEIFGPVLALTTFKDEKEALEIANDTLYGLGAGVWSRDINRAYRMGREILAGRVWTNCYHLYPAHAAFGGYKQSGIGRETHKMMLDHYQQTKNLLVSYSPKALGFF
- a CDS encoding DUF779 domain-containing protein, producing the protein MQKIQASKQALDLLEILQKDYTNGILLYLSGGCCEGSALLCYEKDDFKIGINDELLAEFNGVKLYTHKNQLSYLQTSQLSLEVLDGNGSEFSLEYGLGKHFILQSQICKI